The Zingiber officinale cultivar Zhangliang chromosome 9A, Zo_v1.1, whole genome shotgun sequence genome window below encodes:
- the LOC122018524 gene encoding aspartic proteinase oryzasin-1-like — protein sequence MRLARILPACFLVAILATVTLPTSADGLFRIRLTKRPLDRTDRLAARLSRGAEGVGALETRTYDRLRGSLGLKHGPDGPDGPVGPDSGNIVSLKNYMNAQYFGEIGIGSPSQNFTVIFDTGSSNLWVPSAKCYFSVACYFHPKYKSSQSSTYRKDGKSASIHYGSGSISGFFSQDHVTVGDIVIMDQAFIEATKEPSTTFLMAKFDGILGLGFQEISVDNAAPLWYNIVNQSLVKEPIFSFWFNRDATEGVGGEVVFGGTDRRHYKGEHAYVPITQKGYWQFDMEDVLLGGQTTGFCSGGCSAIVDSGTSLIAGPTTVITQINQKIGADGVVNQQCKTVVTQYGEKIMDLLVNKEQPAKICSQIGLCAFDGSQGVSLQIKSVVDKRVEKLVTSSRDNMCAYCEMAVIWMQNQLKLNQSLEQMLDYLNELCERIPNPMGESAVDCDSLSSMPVISFNIGGRSFDLKPEQYILEVSTGDSKQCISGFQAIDVSQGPLWILGDIFMGVYHTVFDYGKLQIGFAEAA from the exons ATGAGGTTGGCCAGAATTCTCCCGGCATGCTTTCTCGTCGCCATTTTGGCCACCGTCACGCTTCCGACCTCGGCGGACGGCCTTTTCAGGATCAGATTGACCAAGAGGCCGCTGGACCGGACCGACCGGCTCGCCGCCCGTCTCTCTCGTGGCGCTGAGGGGGTCGGTGCTCTGGAAACTCGTACGTACGACCGTCTGCGAGGGAGTCTCGGGCTCAAGCACGGGCCGGATGGTCCGGACGGGCCTGTGGGGCCTGACAGTGGCAACATTGTCTCCCTCAAGAACTACATGAACGCTCAGTACTTTGGCGAGATCGGCATCGGCTCTCCGTCGCAGAACTTTACGGTGATCTTTGACACAGGGAGCTCCAATTTGTGGGTGCCTTCTGCCAAGTGCTATTTCTCA GTTGCCTGCTATTTCCATCCCAAATACAAGTCAAGCCAATCTAGCACCTATCGGAAGGATG GGAAGTCTGCAAGTATTCACTATGGTAGTGGATCAATATCAGGTTTCTTTAGTCAAGATCATGTCACAGTTGGTGACATTGTCATCATGGATCAG GCATTTATTGAAGCCACTAAAGAGCCGAGCACAACCTTTTTGATGGCAAAATTTGATGGAATACTAGGGCTTGGATTCCAAGAAATCTCAGTTGACAATGCAGCGCCTTTATG GTATAACATAGTCAATCAAAGTCTTGTAAAAGAGCCAATTTTCTCGTTCTGGTTCAACCGTGATGCAACTGAAGGAGTGGGAGGTGAAGTTGTTTTTGGAGGGACTGACCGACGGCATTACAAAGGCGAACACGCATATGTTCCTATAACTCAGAAGGGGTATTGGCAG TTTGACATGGAAGATGTCCTTCTTGGTGGTCAAACAACTG GATTCTGTTCTGGAGGTTGTTCTGCAATTGTTGATTCTGGTACTTCACTGATTGCTGGTCCAACA ACTGTTATTACACAAATTAACCAGAAAATTGGAGCTGATGGCGTTGTTAACCAACAGTGCAAAACAGTAGTTACACAATATGGTGAAAAGATTATGGATTTGTTGGTGAACAAG GAACAACCAGCAAAGATTTGTTCACAGATTGGTCTCTGTGCTTTTGATGGAAGTCAAGGGGTTAG tTTGCAAATCAAGAGCGTCGTTGACAAGAGAGTTGAGAAATTAGTTACTTCTTCTAGAGACAATATGTGTGCCTATTGTGAAATGGCAGTCATATGGATGCAAAATCAGCTCAAACTGAACCAGTCACTGGAGCAGATGTTGGACTATCTCAATGAG TTATGCGAGCGAATACCTAATCCAATGGGAGAATCAGCTGTTGACTGTGACAGTCTGTCCTCCATGCCTGTTATTTCATTCAACATCGGTGGAAGGAGTTTTGACCTCAAACCTGAACAG TATATCCTTGAAGTTTCAACTGGAGATTCTAAGCAATGTATCAGTGGATTTCAGGCGATTGATGTATCTCAAGGTCCACTTTG